In Mycobacterium stomatepiae, the following are encoded in one genomic region:
- a CDS encoding anti-sigma-D factor RsdA, with protein MPESGFTDRPGLDKLSRTDLLLDALADRQPIDVDDPNDDALATLLGDWRDDLRWPPASALVSPEEAVGALRAGMIEQRRSRRGLATVASVAATLIALSGFGAMVVEARPGGTLYGLHSMFFDEPRVNQNQTMLSAKADLAKVQQLIDKGQWTQAENQLAEVSSTVQSLNDSAGRKELLDEIDLLNAKVDSRDPNATLPPAAPAPNSVVSTAPAVAPKAISPSTTPSVPSPTPSPASGHRHHWSVAPSITP; from the coding sequence ATGCCTGAATCTGGTTTCACAGACCGACCCGGGCTCGACAAATTGAGCCGGACGGATCTTCTTCTCGACGCGCTGGCGGACCGTCAGCCGATCGACGTCGACGACCCCAACGACGACGCGCTGGCCACGCTGCTGGGGGACTGGCGCGACGACCTGCGCTGGCCACCGGCCAGTGCGCTGGTTTCCCCGGAGGAAGCCGTCGGTGCGCTGCGCGCCGGAATGATCGAGCAGCGGCGCAGCCGGCGCGGCCTGGCAACGGTCGCCTCGGTGGCTGCGACGTTGATCGCGCTGAGCGGGTTCGGTGCCATGGTGGTCGAGGCGCGTCCGGGTGGGACGCTCTACGGCCTTCATTCGATGTTCTTCGACGAGCCCCGGGTCAATCAGAACCAGACGATGTTGTCCGCCAAGGCCGACCTGGCGAAGGTGCAGCAACTGATCGACAAGGGGCAATGGACCCAGGCCGAGAATCAGCTGGCGGAAGTCAGCAGCACCGTGCAGTCGTTGAACGACAGCGCCGGCCGAAAAGAGCTGCTGGACGAGATCGATCTGCTGAACGCGAAGGTCGATTCGCGCGATCCGAATGCGACGCTCCCGCCGGCCGCGCCGGCGCCTAACTCCGTCGTCTCGACCGCACCGGCGGTGGCTCCAAAGGCAATCAGCCCGAGCACAACCCCATCGGTGCCCAGTCCAACACCGAGCCCTGCTTCGGGCCATCGGCATCATTGGTCGGTTGCGCCCAGCATTACGCCTTAG